The DNA sequence CGCGGGCCTAAGGGCTCATCCCTTGTGTGACAGAATCATAAGTAGGATGGAAATTTTAACGTTAGAAAGTATCGAAGAAGTTCAGAAGAGGCGTATAACGGGAATATTTATCTGAAATGGGATATTGCTCAAGGGTCATTCAAAAGAAAACATCTGCTGATAACCCATCTTAAAGCCTTGATCGTAAGTATTATCCTTTCTCATCCCATATAAACCGCTAAAGAAAACTCGTCCCCCATCTCCTATCTTATACTGAACTCCAGGATGAAGATTGAATGAATCAGAACGAGGAGCCGGTATCGTATCTTCCACTGCCATACGATAGGTAGTTTCTAAAAGAAGGATCCAATTCGAATTCGTTTCGTAAGAAAGAGTGGCCCCTGCTTCCATATAACGATAATATTTATCCTGGACCGGATCTCTAAACTTAGAATCGGTTTCTCTTTCGTATAAACCGAAAGCTTGGAACTTAGTTCTACCAAAATCCAATACAAAACCTAAATGAGGGCGAACCAAAAGAAGATCAGGATTTCTTTCTCCGATCCAAGGTTCGGATACAGAAGGTCCGTAAACGTTTACACCTCCTCCTATAGAAAATATCCCGAAGGTAAAAAATGTTTTTAGACCTGCCTTCCATCTATCCCAACCACTCCAAGGTGTAGCCTGAGTAGCATATTGATCCACATATCCGTACCCCGCAGAAACGGAAAAATGATCTCCTAATTTCAACTCTCCGTCCAAAGAAACATTACGATTGCGATCATAATTTTCAGAGTTTCTATATTCTTTAGCGCCCGCGCTAATTACAAATATATTATATACTCCGACTGACTGTCCCCAAGCAGGATAAGGGATTACGGTTTTGTCTGAGGCAAAAATTTCTGCGAACGGACTTAAGAATAATAGAAGGAGTAAGAATCTATACTTCATAATAGAAACTCCATCCAAAACTCAGGTAAAGTTGCTTTAAGATATTCTCTTACTCTTTGGGAAAGAATTCCATATCCCTCGTCCGTTAAGTGACCGCCGTCCAATAACATCTCGCTATGGATCAGATTTTCCGGATCTATCCTAGGTAAGAAGGTTACCTTCTCCTTCATTTCTAAATTGATCATAGACGCAGCTTTTGTCGGCCAAGGAAGTTGTACCGTCCATACGTTCAATACAATGATATAGTCACAATGGTTGTTTAATATCTCTAAGGTCTTAAGCTGACGTTGAACAGTAGCATCGACTTCCTCCCAAGTGGGTTCGAAATTATTGAGGAAATCGTTTACACCACCGTTCAACATACAGGACCGATATCTCATTGTTTCATTTTCAGCAGCCTCTTGGATCTCGTAGGTCCTTCTTCCAGGAAACGCTTTCTTATATGTCTCAAACTCAGGAAACTGTTGCTCCACAGGCCAAAAGGCAGAGATACTATCTCCGAAGAGTGCAAAGCTAGGTTTGTATAATTTGGATTCTTTAGATTGGATTCGATCCTGAACGCAGGCCCCTAACAGAAGTGCCAGCGCCAAAACAAAAACTGAAAACCGATTAAAAACTCCCCTGGTTTTCGAAAGGAAAGAAAGAAGCCTCAACTTCTTCTGGAAATAAATTATATTCATTTTTCATAATGCTCTATAAATTAGGACAAGGAAAGAAAGGAGAATGTTCCAATTTTCCTAAAAATAGAGTGACGGTGACCGGAGTTCAACAAAACTTAAAGTGCACTTTAATATTATATTTTAATAATACAATTGGAATGCGGTTCATTTTTATTAACACAATGTATTAAAAATTATTCCCTGAGTGAGAAGAAAAAATAAGGCTAGGACTGATGTTTAAATTAATCGATTAAGACCACAGCCCGTAGTAAAACCCATGGACGAAAACTATAGTCCGATAGACTCTGGTCTCGAAGTGCGGACTTTTATACTAGACCAAAAATCCATTCGGACTCCTTATTATAATCTAGCTTTAGAAGAAGCTCTTGCAGTCCAACTAGTATCCGGTGGATATTCCGGTGGAGTTCGGTTCTGGGAAGGACCTAGGTCCATTATAATGGGTCTCTCTGAAAAACCGGAGCTAAGCGCAGGGAAAGAAAATACGGAAAGTTTCCTCGCGATATTCCGGAAAAGGCAAGCTCCTAAAAAACCTTCTCCAACAGATCCGGTTTATATTGCCAGAAGAGCAAGCGGTGGAGGGACAGTTGTTCATGAGCCTGGATGGAATCTGAACTTCAGTCTTTTTGTTTCCCTAGAAGTGAAACCCGAACTGTATCCGGTCTCCAATTCTTATAATATATTCTTAGGCTTAATATCGTCCGCCTTGAATAAACAAGGACTAAAGACAAAATGTAAGGGTAAGTCTGATCTTGCCTTGGAGCTTTCTCCGGATGTATGGAAAAAAATTTCGGGTAATGCTCAATTCAGAAAGAAGAACTGCATCGTACAACATGGGACCTTGATCCTGGACTCAAGACTTATTCCCTTGGTGTCGGACCTCCTACCCCATCCTCCGGAAGAACCCGAATATAGAAAAGGCAGAAGTCACGATGAATTTGTGACCTCCTTACCAGCCTCTTTTTCGCCAGGAAAATTCAAACAAGACCTTTCCCTTTTATTTGCGGATTATCTGGGGGTTGAAATCCTAGGTACCGAAGCGGATCCTTCCTTCTTTCGAAACGTTCGCAAGATAGCAGATCGGCTGTTTCAGGAAAAATATTCAAATCTAGGATATATCCTGGGAGAATGATTCTCGCAGGACACGACAGAGGAAAAAATGAAATACCTTCCCCAACAAGACCCCGAAATTTTCAAAGCCTTACAAGCGGAAGACCAAAGACAGGAACAAAACCTGGAAATGATCGCTTCCGAAAACTTCGTGTCCAGAGCCGTTTTGGAAGCTTATACTTCCACGCTTACCAATAAATATGCGGAAGGATATCCTGGAAAAAGATATTATAACGGATGCGTAAACGCAGACGCTGTAGAGTCCCTGGCTATTGAAAGAGCAAAAAAGATCTTCAAAGCGGAATATGCAAACGTTCAGCCGCACTCCGGTGCGCAGGCAAATATGGCGGTCTTCTTGGCTACCATGGAACCGGGAGATTCTTTCTTAGGAATGAATCTGGCTCATGGAGGACATTTAACTCATGGTTCTCCGGTAAATATCAGCGGAAAATATTATAAACCGATCCCTTACGGTGTAGATCCTAAAACCGAAACCATAGATTATGATGCTCTTGCATCTCTTGCAAAAGAACATAAGCCTAAATTGATCGTAGCAGGTGCCTCTGCATATTCAAGAACGATCGATTTTGATAAATTCGCAGAGATCGCAAAGTCCGTAGGCGCAAAACTTATGGCAGATATCGCACATATCTCCGGATTAGTAGCAACTGGATATCACCCTTCTCCGATCGATAGTTTTGATTATGTTACTACTACAACCCACAAAACTCTCAGAGGACCGAGAGGTGGATTAATTCTTTCTAAATTAGAAAACGAGAAAGTATTAAACTCTAGAGTTTTCCCAGGCATCCAAGGTGGACCTTTAATGCATGTGATCGCGGCAAAAGCGGTGGCGTTCGGAGAAACTTTAACTCCTGATTATAAAAAGTACATCGAAACAGTACTCGCAAACGCTAAAACATTGGCAGAAGTTTTTGTAAAAAGAGGATTCAGAGTAGTTAGCGGCGGGACCGACAACCACCTGGTCCTACTCGATGTTTCCGTAAAAGGTTTAACCGGTGCCAAAGCAGCTGACGGACTGGACGAAGTGGGAGTTACCGTGAATAAGAACGCGATCCCATTCGACAAAAATCCTCCTGCAGTTGCTTCCGGAATTCGTTTAGGAACTCCTGCACTTACAACCAGAGGGCTCAAACCTGCTGATATTGAGAAAGTAGGAAATTTGATCTGCGATTTCTTGGACAATCCGGATGACGAAAAGACCAAAGAAAAAGTTAGACAAGGTGTAAAAGAGATCACCCAACAATTCCCAATGACCAATTTTAGATTGGATTAATTACTTTAAGTTAACGTATAAGAGAGCCTTATGAAATTTTTTTCGTATATTACAGAGAAGCGGGATGAGGAATACCCTGCCCTTAATGGAGTCAGAGCTATCTCCATTATGATGATCATAGGGCTCCATATATGGATTGGGGCAAATCATTTTATCCCTAATATCCCCAACTTATTGGATACCGCTCTTAAAAACCTTACTGCCGGGATCGACTTATTCTTTATACTAAGTGGGTTCCTAATTTATGGAAATCTACTAAAAGAGAAAATAAAGTATGGGAACATAAAGTTATCCCTTTTTTATATTAAAAGATCTCTTAGGATCTTCCCTGCTTACTATTTTCTACTCTTAGTCCAATATCTCAGCATGAGAGGAATGTTAAAATCCTTGAACGCTGCAGAAAATTTAGATGCTTCCAAAACCCTTTTAA is a window from the Leptospira andrefontaineae genome containing:
- a CDS encoding SGNH/GDSL hydrolase family protein, with product MALALLLGACVQDRIQSKESKLYKPSFALFGDSISAFWPVEQQFPEFETYKKAFPGRRTYEIQEAAENETMRYRSCMLNGGVNDFLNNFEPTWEEVDATVQRQLKTLEILNNHCDYIIVLNVWTVQLPWPTKAASMINLEMKEKVTFLPRIDPENLIHSEMLLDGGHLTDEGYGILSQRVREYLKATLPEFWMEFLL
- a CDS encoding lipoate--protein ligase family protein, with the protein product MRTFILDQKSIRTPYYNLALEEALAVQLVSGGYSGGVRFWEGPRSIIMGLSEKPELSAGKENTESFLAIFRKRQAPKKPSPTDPVYIARRASGGGTVVHEPGWNLNFSLFVSLEVKPELYPVSNSYNIFLGLISSALNKQGLKTKCKGKSDLALELSPDVWKKISGNAQFRKKNCIVQHGTLILDSRLIPLVSDLLPHPPEEPEYRKGRSHDEFVTSLPASFSPGKFKQDLSLLFADYLGVEILGTEADPSFFRNVRKIADRLFQEKYSNLGYILGE
- the glyA gene encoding serine hydroxymethyltransferase, encoding MKYLPQQDPEIFKALQAEDQRQEQNLEMIASENFVSRAVLEAYTSTLTNKYAEGYPGKRYYNGCVNADAVESLAIERAKKIFKAEYANVQPHSGAQANMAVFLATMEPGDSFLGMNLAHGGHLTHGSPVNISGKYYKPIPYGVDPKTETIDYDALASLAKEHKPKLIVAGASAYSRTIDFDKFAEIAKSVGAKLMADIAHISGLVATGYHPSPIDSFDYVTTTTHKTLRGPRGGLILSKLENEKVLNSRVFPGIQGGPLMHVIAAKAVAFGETLTPDYKKYIETVLANAKTLAEVFVKRGFRVVSGGTDNHLVLLDVSVKGLTGAKAADGLDEVGVTVNKNAIPFDKNPPAVASGIRLGTPALTTRGLKPADIEKVGNLICDFLDNPDDEKTKEKVRQGVKEITQQFPMTNFRLD